A genomic window from Candidatus Binatia bacterium includes:
- a CDS encoding LemA family protein: MTDVKSSRNVATFVALTVLASGCGYNTMVAQRESIDAQWAQVENQLQRRNDLIPNLVETTKGYAKHEKEIFESIAEARAKLIGAKTRDEKIEASNQVSGALSRLLAIAENYPDLKANTQFARLSDELAGTENRIATERRRYNDEVKVFNTTIKGFPTTIFAGCLGFQPADYFEAPNEAKVAPKVEF, encoded by the coding sequence ATGACTGATGTGAAATCGTCCCGGAACGTCGCGACGTTCGTCGCTCTCACGGTGCTCGCTAGTGGATGCGGCTACAACACGATGGTCGCGCAGCGCGAGTCGATCGACGCCCAGTGGGCGCAGGTCGAGAACCAACTGCAACGACGCAACGACCTCATCCCCAATCTCGTCGAGACCACGAAGGGCTACGCGAAGCACGAGAAGGAAATCTTCGAGTCGATCGCAGAGGCGCGGGCGAAGCTCATCGGCGCGAAGACCCGCGACGAGAAGATCGAGGCCTCCAACCAGGTGTCGGGTGCGCTCTCTCGCCTGCTCGCAATCGCCGAGAACTATCCAGACCTGAAGGCCAACACCCAGTTCGCGCGACTGTCGGACGAACTCGCCGGGACCGAGAACCGGATCGCGACCGAGCGTCGGCGGTACAACGATGAAGTGAAGGTCTTCAACACCACCATCAAGGGCTTCCCGACCACCATCTTCGCCGGCTGCCTGGGCTTCCAGCCCGCCGACTACTTCGAAGCGCCCAACGAGGCGAAGGTCGCGCCCAAGGTCGAGTTCTAA
- a CDS encoding TIGR03560 family F420-dependent LLM class oxidoreductase — MSRPIRFGVTLPQIKRSWQQASDAATEFDRLRFDSVWVCDHLYGVPMPNLPILEGWTELAAVAAITKHVGLGTLVTPPFFRNPAVLAKQIATIDQISGGRVIAGLGAGWFEAEFKGYGCEFPSVRERLRALEESVQIMKKMWTEETVTFTGKHASVENVYCEPKPVRPPPILIGGAGEKILMGIVARHADIWNNMAAGQAQLPEKIEAMKRRCDIEGRDFDTLEVSQQCVVIIGADDETAKASLQKATKIYGGHMGGDLEANGIWGTPQGVIDRIGRYVEMGCTSFVIEFFGKDTREPARLFAEKVMPAFR, encoded by the coding sequence ATGAGCCGACCCATCCGCTTCGGAGTCACCCTTCCCCAGATCAAACGCAGCTGGCAGCAGGCCAGCGACGCGGCCACCGAGTTCGATCGCCTCCGATTCGACTCGGTGTGGGTCTGCGACCATCTGTACGGCGTCCCGATGCCGAACCTCCCGATCCTCGAGGGATGGACTGAGTTGGCCGCGGTCGCGGCCATCACCAAGCACGTCGGGCTCGGCACGCTCGTCACCCCGCCGTTCTTTCGGAACCCGGCGGTCCTCGCCAAGCAGATCGCGACGATCGACCAGATCTCGGGCGGCCGCGTGATCGCGGGCCTCGGCGCCGGATGGTTCGAGGCTGAGTTCAAGGGATACGGCTGCGAGTTTCCGTCGGTGCGCGAGCGACTGCGCGCCCTCGAGGAATCCGTGCAAATCATGAAGAAGATGTGGACCGAGGAAACGGTCACGTTCACGGGGAAGCACGCCTCGGTCGAGAACGTCTACTGCGAGCCCAAGCCGGTCCGTCCTCCGCCCATCCTGATCGGCGGCGCCGGCGAGAAAATCCTCATGGGGATCGTCGCGCGCCACGCAGACATCTGGAACAACATGGCCGCGGGCCAGGCGCAGCTGCCCGAGAAGATCGAGGCGATGAAGCGCCGCTGCGACATCGAGGGACGCGACTTCGACACGCTCGAGGTCTCCCAGCAGTGTGTCGTCATCATCGGCGCGGACGACGAGACCGCGAAGGCATCGCTCCAGAAGGCCACCAAGATCTACGGCGGCCACATGGGCGGCGATCTCGAAGCCAACGGCATCTGGGGCACCCCACAGGGCGTCATCGATCGGATCGGCCGCTACGTCGAGATGGGCTGCACGTCCTTCGTCATCGAATTCTTCGGGAAAGATACGCGCGAGCCCGCGCGGCTGTTCGCCGAGAAGGTGATGCCGGCGTTCCGCTAG
- a CDS encoding TPM domain-containing protein: MRTIPSADTARFAAVALCTTLLLLLGRGPAQGFTFDVPKPTGFVVDEAGVLTVGQKKRLIDLNRELQEKTGAEIAVVVVRSTEPEPPHDYAMAIAESWKPGSAKKDNGVVFLVATEDRQMYILTGYGAEGPLPDGLVGEIRDRIVRPAFRAGDYGAGIVDASNLMASLIAKDAGVTLTGVAPPRMPQRRRRQRGGDSSILVLFILFFILRSMFRGGGRGGRGARRGHDALGGFLLGSLLGRSFGHGRHGGVGGGGFGGGGFGGGGGGFGGFGGGGFGGGGAGGSW; encoded by the coding sequence ATGCGCACGATTCCGTCGGCTGACACCGCGCGGTTCGCCGCCGTCGCGCTCTGCACGACTCTGCTGCTGCTTCTCGGCCGCGGTCCGGCGCAGGGCTTCACGTTTGATGTTCCGAAGCCGACCGGCTTCGTCGTCGACGAGGCCGGCGTGCTGACCGTCGGGCAGAAGAAGCGCCTGATCGACCTGAACCGGGAACTGCAAGAGAAGACGGGGGCGGAGATCGCGGTGGTCGTCGTGCGGTCGACCGAGCCGGAGCCACCGCACGACTACGCCATGGCCATCGCCGAGAGCTGGAAGCCCGGCTCGGCCAAGAAGGACAACGGCGTCGTCTTCCTCGTCGCGACCGAAGACCGACAGATGTACATCCTGACGGGGTACGGAGCTGAGGGCCCGCTTCCCGACGGGCTCGTCGGCGAGATTCGGGATCGCATCGTGCGACCGGCGTTCCGCGCCGGCGACTACGGTGCCGGCATCGTCGACGCCTCGAACCTGATGGCGTCTCTGATCGCGAAAGACGCGGGCGTGACCCTCACCGGCGTAGCACCGCCGCGGATGCCCCAACGTCGACGGCGACAACGCGGCGGCGACTCCTCTATCCTCGTCCTCTTCATCCTCTTCTTCATTCTCCGTTCGATGTTTCGCGGCGGAGGAAGGGGCGGCCGAGGGGCACGCCGCGGACACGATGCGCTGGGCGGGTTCCTCCTCGGCAGCTTGCTCGGCCGAAGCTTCGGTCATGGACGACATGGCGGCGTCGGAGGCGGCGGATTCGGCGGCGGTGGGTTCGGTGGCGGGGGCGGCGGGTTTGGTGGATTCGGCGGCGGCGGCTTCGGCGGCGGCGGCGCGGGTGGTAGCTGGTAG
- a CDS encoding 4Fe-4S dicluster domain-containing protein has translation MAATQKASRDRCDDDAGRLAPVIDRNRCEGKEDCVQVCPYDVFEMGVLTSGEFWDLSLVGKLKAVGHRYRQAYTPNAADCHACGHCVEACPEKAIKLAKTAA, from the coding sequence ATGGCGGCCACCCAGAAGGCATCGCGCGATCGCTGCGACGACGACGCCGGCCGGCTGGCCCCCGTAATCGACCGGAACCGCTGCGAGGGAAAGGAAGACTGCGTCCAGGTCTGCCCGTATGACGTCTTCGAGATGGGCGTCCTCACGAGCGGGGAATTCTGGGACCTCTCGCTCGTCGGCAAGCTCAAGGCAGTCGGACATCGCTACCGACAGGCGTACACGCCGAACGCAGCCGACTGTCACGCGTGCGGCCACTGCGTCGAGGCCTGCCCCGAAAAGGCGATCAAGCTCGCGAAGACCGCGGCCTAG
- a CDS encoding amidohydrolase family protein, whose protein sequence is MAGLAAYPMYAEADHVLWGTDSIWCGTPQWQINARKTFKMPQRLMDEFGYPDITDEVKAQIFERNAARLHDIDIEAVRCTLPEDRLAMARAEYQTGAIPSLRTYGPKTRRDFLKMAFGRRQPGKPTEA, encoded by the coding sequence TTGGCTGGTCTCGCCGCGTATCCGATGTACGCCGAAGCCGATCACGTGCTCTGGGGCACCGATTCGATCTGGTGCGGCACGCCACAATGGCAGATCAACGCACGCAAAACGTTCAAGATGCCCCAGCGACTCATGGATGAGTTCGGCTATCCGGACATCACCGATGAGGTGAAGGCGCAAATCTTCGAACGCAACGCCGCGCGACTCCACGACATCGACATCGAGGCCGTCCGCTGCACCCTCCCGGAGGACCGGCTGGCGATGGCCCGCGCCGAGTATCAGACCGGAGCGATCCCAAGCCTGCGTACGTACGGACCGAAGACCCGGCGCGACTTCCTGAAGATGGCTTTCGGCCGGCGGCAGCCCGGTAAGCCGACGGAGGCGTAA
- a CDS encoding DUF1318 domain-containing protein has translation MRVFLLVAMAALSVVGCDPTIKVETPKPIAIDINMRLDVYQFDGKAPDSNAAPAGGTLEEIRGRRSNRAAELQKLKNNRVVGENHEGLLALRNPPPGPYGKYVRETVATENADRTAQYAATAKAEDKPVAAVRKNQADLLRQGSFAGEWIQVQEGGGAWIWIQKVAAAKPASGKATTPAS, from the coding sequence ATGCGGGTCTTTCTTCTAGTTGCGATGGCGGCGTTGTCGGTTGTCGGTTGTGATCCCACGATCAAGGTGGAGACGCCGAAGCCGATCGCGATCGACATCAACATGCGTCTCGATGTGTATCAGTTCGATGGAAAGGCTCCGGATTCGAACGCCGCGCCTGCGGGTGGCACCCTCGAGGAGATCCGGGGGCGGCGCAGCAACCGGGCGGCGGAGCTCCAGAAGCTGAAGAACAATCGGGTCGTGGGCGAGAATCATGAAGGGCTTCTCGCGCTTCGGAATCCCCCACCGGGTCCCTACGGGAAGTACGTGAGGGAGACGGTCGCAACCGAGAACGCCGATCGCACCGCGCAGTATGCGGCGACGGCGAAGGCGGAGGACAAGCCGGTCGCGGCGGTCCGCAAGAACCAGGCGGACCTCTTACGTCAGGGCTCCTTCGCAGGGGAGTGGATCCAGGTGCAGGAGGGAGGCGGCGCCTGGATCTGGATCCAAAAGGTCGCCGCGGCGAAGCCGGCATCCGGCAAGGCCACGACCCCCGCGAGCTAG
- a CDS encoding multiheme c-type cytochrome, with protein MERLFAMRFAAPVVVLLLLTACPQPEVPAEAPVPSTAPSASPSPGPTEVAAAEPVAFVGGAACAECHAREARAWAGSDHDLAMELATEDTVLGSFEDSSFTDAGATTRFHRGEDGGFRVRAIGPDGEEQSFPVRYVFGVRPLQQYLVDIGGGRLQAHPVAWDVEKAEWLSLYPGEEIPLDDPLHWTRFGLNWNQGCADCHSTNLRKQYDPETNTYDTVWSEIDVSCEACHGPGEDHVAWARADGARDDADLGLLVDLGVGAFTGRDRGLQRTQIDTCAPCHSRRALVHPQDAWGVPFTESYRPEVLGEELYHADGQILDEVYVYGSFLQSRMFAEGVTCTDCHDPHTLKLVAEGNALCAQCHVPATYDAPDHTHHRAGSEGSACVACHMAETTYMQVDPRRDHGFHIPRPDLTVELGVPNACSRCHADQTAEWARDRVVEWFGPNRPDDVHETRAMAAARTDGPAAAGPLAAIVANPERSAILRASALHFLQTSDPGVALAAARSALNDPEPFVRSLAVVNTAAFATSQADFELLVPLLSDESRLVRTEAAISLSRIASQRFTGSADADTVAYEAALGEYVAGQMASADQPAAQMNLGVLRQNAGDDAGARAFYQQASRIEPAFVPARFNLAMLDATGGRSAEAEDGFREVIRRAPELAEAKYSLGLLLAEDKARLEESSEYLRAAARAAPDNPRFQYNAGLSVQHLGRPGEAEGYLRAAVNLRPNSPEFRNALAIFYVQQARWEEAMPQAERLLELVGAQPEVVRLVAMVRARAAAHPE; from the coding sequence ATGGAACGATTGTTCGCAATGCGGTTCGCAGCGCCGGTAGTAGTCCTTTTGCTCTTGACGGCATGTCCGCAGCCCGAGGTGCCGGCCGAGGCTCCGGTGCCGTCGACGGCTCCGTCGGCTTCGCCGAGCCCGGGCCCCACGGAGGTTGCGGCGGCGGAACCCGTCGCCTTCGTCGGCGGGGCGGCGTGTGCGGAGTGCCATGCGAGGGAGGCCCGCGCCTGGGCCGGTTCCGATCACGATCTCGCGATGGAACTCGCGACCGAGGACACGGTTCTGGGAAGCTTCGAGGATTCGAGCTTCACGGACGCCGGAGCCACGACCCGCTTCCATCGGGGTGAGGACGGCGGGTTTCGGGTTCGCGCGATCGGTCCCGATGGTGAGGAGCAGAGCTTCCCGGTCCGGTACGTCTTCGGCGTTCGTCCGTTGCAGCAGTATCTCGTGGACATCGGCGGCGGCAGGCTGCAGGCGCACCCCGTAGCGTGGGACGTTGAGAAGGCGGAGTGGCTCTCCCTCTACCCGGGGGAGGAGATCCCGCTCGACGATCCGCTGCATTGGACGCGCTTCGGTCTCAATTGGAATCAGGGTTGCGCGGATTGCCATTCCACGAATCTCCGCAAGCAATACGACCCCGAGACGAACACCTACGACACCGTCTGGAGTGAGATCGACGTCAGTTGCGAGGCCTGTCACGGCCCGGGCGAAGATCACGTGGCGTGGGCTCGCGCGGATGGCGCCCGGGACGATGCCGACCTTGGGCTCCTCGTTGACCTGGGAGTGGGTGCGTTCACGGGTCGAGACCGGGGCCTCCAGCGAACTCAGATCGACACCTGTGCTCCCTGTCATTCGCGGCGGGCGCTCGTGCATCCCCAAGATGCGTGGGGCGTGCCGTTCACCGAATCGTATCGCCCTGAAGTTCTCGGCGAGGAACTCTACCATGCCGACGGTCAGATCCTGGACGAGGTCTACGTCTACGGGTCGTTCCTTCAGAGTCGCATGTTCGCAGAGGGCGTTACCTGCACGGATTGTCACGACCCCCACACGCTGAAGCTGGTGGCCGAGGGTAACGCGCTATGCGCCCAGTGCCACGTTCCCGCGACCTACGACGCTCCGGACCACACGCACCATCGGGCAGGCAGCGAGGGGAGTGCGTGCGTCGCATGTCACATGGCCGAGACGACCTACATGCAGGTCGACCCGCGTCGCGACCACGGGTTTCACATCCCGCGCCCGGATCTGACCGTTGAACTCGGGGTGCCGAACGCGTGCTCGCGTTGTCACGCGGACCAGACGGCTGAGTGGGCCCGCGATCGCGTCGTCGAGTGGTTCGGTCCGAATCGACCCGACGACGTCCACGAGACGCGGGCGATGGCGGCGGCTCGTACGGACGGGCCGGCCGCGGCAGGGCCTCTTGCGGCCATCGTGGCGAATCCCGAGCGGTCGGCGATTCTCCGCGCGTCGGCGCTCCACTTTCTGCAGACCTCGGACCCCGGCGTCGCGTTGGCCGCGGCGCGGTCCGCTCTGAACGACCCCGAGCCGTTCGTACGATCGCTGGCGGTCGTGAACACGGCCGCGTTCGCCACGTCGCAGGCCGACTTCGAGTTGCTCGTCCCGCTCCTCTCCGACGAGAGCCGACTCGTTCGCACCGAGGCGGCGATCTCGCTCTCCCGAATCGCGAGCCAGCGCTTCACGGGCTCCGCCGACGCCGACACGGTCGCGTACGAGGCCGCCCTCGGCGAGTACGTCGCCGGGCAGATGGCCTCCGCCGACCAGCCGGCCGCGCAGATGAATCTCGGCGTCCTGCGACAGAACGCGGGCGACGACGCGGGCGCCCGTGCTTTCTATCAGCAGGCGAGCCGGATCGAGCCGGCCTTCGTTCCGGCGCGCTTCAACCTCGCCATGCTCGACGCGACCGGCGGTCGGTCGGCGGAGGCAGAAGACGGGTTCCGCGAGGTGATCCGCCGTGCGCCTGAGCTCGCGGAGGCGAAGTACTCGCTCGGTCTTCTCCTGGCCGAAGACAAGGCTCGTCTCGAAGAGAGCTCAGAGTATCTCCGCGCCGCCGCACGCGCCGCACCGGACAACCCACGCTTCCAGTACAACGCGGGACTTTCGGTGCAGCATCTGGGGCGGCCGGGCGAGGCGGAAGGGTATCTCCGCGCTGCGGTGAACCTCCGGCCCAACTCCCCCGAGTTCCGCAACGCACTCGCTATCTTCTACGTGCAGCAGGCGCGTTGGGAGGAGGCGATGCCGCAGGCCGAGCGTCTCCTCGAGTTGGTCGGCGCGCAGCCCGAGGTCGTTCGGCTCGTCGCGATGGTCCGGGCGCGCGCAGCGGCGCACCCGGAGTAG
- a CDS encoding YdbH domain-containing protein, whose amino-acid sequence MASDAPRPRARRRLLWTALALVPLVVAGLVVLVAVEARGRLPQLLSMAVRELAPEFKLQVAGARLESSERLVAEQIVLAFRDAEAPFFTADRVEVDFAWAELLEARVGAIRMVRPRGSWTEQSSGSWPLGGGAEAGEGSEGAAVREAGGGVRWSIGRLSAADGHLGVSFPAGVPEIALDFDLDLADVGSDALLDETKRLLAVSNLTVGPAAAPFLSAPTVESELSFAGLNERRLESLRVAQPEVDLSVPLRTGEKAEPGSGEARSGFWVGRFVVENGHLQSPAKGSLPKIDVDFAWDLTDVGDSKEIAKRLQVVALSDVRVSVPGQTVEPLLSIPKASAEVSVAGVLRNEIEAVRITDGALLLDSAGRAFLSSPQGEPVEAGAMIWRIGTLDIGTLAVHVAELGPPIPDVKFDVHTALNDLPLSAAGAAIADQAQQLEMASLVLNAPFYPFEKVLTVGSVFIDFSLGGLLRQKIAQVKLLRPTIYLAEELFWYIANERKDEASQGSSPWTIDLLKAELGNLILEIGTARRVGLPITFETEVRDVKLDNLADLKLAAKLVVPEESYSFPDYEVSVDSVRGEMQFDYPPGKGSDNFVSTLYADAFEWRNFGLQEGWLSLTFDPNGISGKFGGAGYEGYVNGGLTVPYASGAPWVGWVSASEIDLAKLTSLVAGGAVTMSGPFDANVALTIANQSLRNANGGLTLSEPGHLEIKSLGESKIPPDWPSWQQDLARIALEALRDFDYEEGKGMLHFEDGTGLATLALTGPDGGRNLQLHYHGEGTGPHALDVKVASREDGD is encoded by the coding sequence ATGGCGTCCGACGCACCTCGACCCCGAGCCCGCCGTCGTCTCCTTTGGACGGCGCTCGCGTTGGTTCCGCTTGTCGTGGCCGGCCTCGTCGTGTTGGTCGCCGTGGAAGCGCGGGGTCGGCTTCCGCAGTTGTTGTCGATGGCAGTCCGAGAACTGGCTCCGGAGTTCAAACTGCAGGTCGCCGGTGCTCGTCTGGAATCGAGCGAGCGCCTGGTCGCCGAGCAGATCGTTCTCGCGTTCCGCGATGCCGAAGCGCCGTTCTTCACGGCGGACCGGGTCGAGGTCGACTTCGCGTGGGCGGAGCTCCTCGAAGCGCGGGTGGGAGCCATTCGGATGGTTCGCCCGCGGGGGTCGTGGACGGAGCAATCGAGCGGTTCGTGGCCGTTGGGTGGGGGCGCGGAAGCCGGGGAGGGCAGCGAAGGTGCGGCTGTCCGTGAAGCCGGGGGCGGCGTGCGGTGGTCGATCGGACGGTTGTCTGCCGCAGATGGCCACCTCGGGGTGTCGTTTCCGGCGGGCGTCCCGGAGATCGCACTCGATTTCGATCTGGACCTCGCGGACGTCGGCTCGGATGCGCTCCTTGATGAAACGAAGCGTTTGCTAGCCGTCTCGAATCTGACGGTGGGGCCGGCCGCTGCACCGTTCCTCTCCGCTCCGACCGTCGAGTCCGAGCTGTCATTTGCCGGACTGAACGAGCGGCGGCTGGAGTCGTTGCGGGTGGCCCAGCCGGAGGTCGACCTTTCGGTGCCGCTCAGGACGGGGGAAAAGGCCGAGCCCGGCTCGGGAGAAGCCCGCTCGGGCTTTTGGGTGGGACGGTTCGTCGTGGAGAACGGTCACCTGCAATCTCCTGCGAAGGGAAGCCTCCCAAAGATCGACGTCGACTTTGCGTGGGATCTGACCGACGTGGGCGACAGCAAGGAGATTGCGAAGCGCTTGCAGGTGGTCGCGCTGTCCGACGTGCGGGTGTCTGTGCCGGGGCAGACCGTCGAGCCTCTGCTGTCGATCCCGAAGGCGTCTGCCGAGGTCTCCGTAGCGGGGGTACTTCGCAACGAGATCGAAGCGGTTCGAATCACCGACGGCGCGTTGCTCCTCGACAGCGCCGGCCGTGCGTTCCTCTCCTCGCCGCAGGGGGAACCGGTCGAGGCGGGGGCGATGATCTGGCGGATCGGCACGCTCGACATCGGCACCCTCGCCGTTCATGTAGCGGAACTCGGACCGCCGATCCCCGATGTGAAGTTCGACGTCCACACGGCGTTGAACGATCTTCCGCTCTCGGCCGCGGGTGCGGCCATCGCCGACCAGGCGCAGCAGTTGGAAATGGCGAGCCTCGTCCTGAACGCACCGTTCTACCCCTTCGAGAAGGTGTTGACCGTCGGAAGCGTCTTCATCGACTTCTCACTCGGAGGGCTTCTGCGGCAGAAGATCGCCCAGGTGAAGTTGCTTCGTCCCACGATCTACCTCGCAGAAGAGCTCTTCTGGTACATTGCGAACGAGCGAAAGGACGAGGCATCACAGGGGTCGTCTCCGTGGACGATCGACCTGCTGAAGGCGGAACTCGGGAACTTGATCCTCGAGATCGGAACGGCCCGGCGCGTCGGCTTGCCGATCACGTTCGAGACCGAGGTCCGCGACGTAAAGCTCGACAACCTCGCGGATCTGAAGCTCGCCGCCAAGCTGGTCGTCCCGGAGGAGAGCTACAGCTTCCCCGACTACGAGGTGAGTGTAGACTCGGTTCGCGGTGAGATGCAGTTCGACTATCCGCCCGGAAAGGGCTCCGACAACTTCGTGAGTACACTGTATGCTGACGCGTTCGAGTGGCGGAATTTCGGTCTTCAGGAGGGATGGCTCTCTCTGACATTCGACCCGAACGGGATCAGCGGAAAGTTCGGCGGTGCCGGCTACGAGGGCTACGTGAACGGGGGGCTCACGGTCCCGTACGCGTCGGGTGCGCCTTGGGTGGGTTGGGTCTCGGCGAGCGAGATCGATCTCGCGAAGCTGACCTCCCTGGTCGCCGGGGGCGCCGTGACGATGTCCGGACCTTTCGATGCCAACGTCGCGCTCACGATTGCGAACCAATCGCTGCGGAACGCGAACGGGGGCCTGACCCTTTCGGAGCCGGGACACCTCGAGATCAAGAGCCTGGGCGAGTCGAAGATCCCGCCCGATTGGCCGTCGTGGCAGCAGGATCTGGCGAGGATCGCGCTCGAGGCCCTGCGCGATTTCGACTACGAAGAGGGGAAGGGCATGCTCCATTTCGAGGACGGAACTGGCCTTGCGACGTTGGCTCTCACCGGTCCGGATGGGGGCCGAAACCTCCAGCTCCACTATCACGGCGAAGGAACCGGCCCGCATGCGCTCGACGTGAAGGTCGCTTCACGCGAGGATGGGGACTGA
- a CDS encoding diguanylate cyclase: protein MEIVETPSPRENPNSGFESERILIVDDDPVSAALASRFLTREGYACQIAQDGDEAWELLGPDVSLVLLDVMMPGKSGLEVLRRMRIDPILAGIPVLLATSVTDPAIQIRGLGLGAQGIVPKPINRKDLLVRVRKVTGRGLQFGEGCAPKDFDPLEADAGDLPVDLREIFGTASEESSEPTQQLTIRQLLAEREALNRRLDAGYRLLKAILRLHQMVGAGLAPDRVASGILDLAKTVLGAGQAVLWVPDGRQLSPLAVLNVAEPLPLPRDDASLPSRVTREWTTLEGDEVIHGERWFHFPLSVASEGVGVLSLRLSIHQPPSRTLSALYCAEAATALDASLRLRDAQSEALTDPLTGLLNRRGLEQQLDPLLGHARSVTGELSVLFVDLDHFKRVNDEFGHDRGDAILRLVAGTLRRLVRTIDVVARCGGDEFVVVLPSTDTPTAVKVADRIREGVSTVIRSDGAGTVPITVTIGVSSLSEGRGRASEVLNAADQAMLKGKTSGRNRTETLNDTQVQEEPRVRTSNAGTPSALRALLRTLGSRHPDSGSHSLAVGALSARLARRMGCARNEIREAGQAGLMHDIGKLYLPLEILDGTEPLTPAEREIVDQHTLTGAELVESLPETRHLTVLVKASQEHFDGQGYPEGLAGDEIPVAARIISVTDAYHAMITDRPYHKALAPVAIRTEFRRCAGTQFDPDVVEALLEMIS, encoded by the coding sequence ATGGAGATCGTCGAAACCCCCTCCCCACGGGAGAACCCCAACTCGGGGTTCGAGAGTGAGCGAATCCTGATCGTCGACGACGATCCGGTCTCCGCGGCTCTCGCCTCCCGGTTCCTCACGCGAGAGGGATACGCCTGCCAGATCGCTCAGGACGGCGATGAGGCTTGGGAACTACTCGGACCCGACGTCTCGCTGGTCCTCCTCGACGTCATGATGCCCGGGAAGAGCGGGCTCGAAGTGCTCCGGCGAATGCGGATCGATCCGATCCTCGCCGGGATCCCGGTGCTTCTCGCCACGAGCGTGACGGATCCCGCCATTCAGATCCGCGGGCTCGGCCTCGGCGCCCAGGGGATCGTTCCCAAGCCCATCAACCGTAAGGACCTGCTCGTCCGCGTCCGCAAGGTGACCGGTCGTGGCCTCCAGTTCGGCGAAGGTTGCGCCCCGAAAGACTTCGATCCGCTGGAGGCGGACGCCGGGGATCTTCCCGTCGACCTCCGCGAGATCTTCGGGACCGCGTCGGAAGAATCGAGCGAGCCGACCCAACAGCTCACGATTCGCCAGCTGCTCGCGGAGCGCGAGGCCCTCAACCGCCGACTCGACGCCGGTTACCGCCTGCTCAAAGCAATTCTGAGGCTCCACCAGATGGTGGGAGCCGGGCTCGCGCCCGATCGGGTCGCGAGCGGGATCCTCGATCTCGCGAAGACCGTTCTCGGCGCGGGCCAGGCCGTTCTCTGGGTCCCCGACGGCAGACAACTGAGTCCGCTGGCGGTCTTGAACGTCGCGGAGCCCCTCCCCCTGCCGCGCGACGACGCATCGTTGCCCTCGAGAGTGACGCGCGAGTGGACGACCCTCGAAGGCGATGAAGTCATCCACGGCGAGCGTTGGTTCCACTTCCCGCTGAGCGTTGCGAGCGAGGGCGTAGGGGTGCTCTCGTTGCGCCTGTCGATCCACCAGCCTCCGTCGCGGACGCTGTCGGCGTTGTACTGCGCCGAGGCGGCGACGGCTCTCGACGCGAGCCTCCGTCTTCGCGACGCCCAGAGCGAAGCGCTCACGGATCCCCTCACGGGGCTCCTCAACCGACGCGGCTTGGAGCAACAGCTGGATCCGCTGCTCGGCCACGCACGATCCGTCACTGGTGAACTGAGCGTCTTGTTCGTGGACCTCGACCACTTCAAGAGAGTGAACGACGAGTTCGGCCACGACCGCGGCGATGCCATCCTGCGCCTCGTCGCCGGAACGCTTCGCCGCCTCGTCCGCACCATCGATGTGGTCGCACGCTGCGGCGGAGACGAGTTCGTCGTCGTGCTGCCGTCGACGGATACGCCGACCGCCGTCAAGGTCGCGGATCGAATCCGCGAAGGCGTCTCAACGGTCATCCGATCGGATGGCGCCGGGACCGTTCCCATCACCGTGACGATCGGTGTCTCCAGCCTTTCGGAGGGCCGCGGCCGTGCCTCTGAAGTCCTCAATGCCGCCGACCAGGCGATGTTGAAGGGAAAAACCAGCGGTCGGAATCGAACCGAAACTTTGAACGACACCCAAGTCCAGGAAGAACCCAGGGTGCGAACTTCGAACGCGGGAACACCCTCGGCCCTCCGTGCCCTGCTGCGCACGCTCGGCAGCCGTCATCCGGATTCCGGCAGCCACTCCCTGGCCGTCGGTGCGCTCTCCGCGCGACTCGCGCGTCGGATGGGCTGCGCACGAAACGAAATCCGCGAGGCCGGCCAGGCCGGACTGATGCACGACATCGGGAAGCTCTACCTGCCGCTCGAGATCCTCGATGGCACGGAGCCGCTCACCCCCGCGGAACGCGAGATCGTCGACCAGCACACCCTCACCGGTGCCGAGCTCGTCGAGTCGCTTCCCGAGACACGTCATCTGACGGTGCTTGTGAAGGCCAGCCAGGAACACTTCGACGGTCAGGGCTATCCCGAAGGCCTCGCCGGCGACGAGATCCCCGTCGCCGCGCGCATCATCTCAGTCACCGACGCGTACCACGCGATGATCACCGACCGGCCCTACCACAAGGCGCTCGCGCCCGTCGCGATCCGGACAGAGTTCCGCCGGTGCGCGGGTACGCAGTTCGATCCGGACGTCGTCGAGGCACTCCTCGAGATGATCTCCTAG